One Nocardiopsis gilva YIM 90087 genomic window, GGACCGCCTGGCGGTGGGGTGCCGGGGCCGCCGGGCGGTGGCTGCTGCTGGTATCCGTACTGCTGGGAGGGGTCGTAGGGGTACTCGCCGGGGGCATTCATCAGCCTGGTTCCTCACCATTGTTCGGAGGGGGACTGCGGACGCCGCGGCCGATGGACACGGCGGCCGCGATTCAGCGTCGCCCACCATATCGACCGCCGCCCTGCTCACGATGCACGCCCGCCGCGTCACACGCCGTCCTTCTTTCGTTGATCTCGGGGATATCGACCGAATACTCGCCGGTACAAGGTCGATATCCCCGAGATCAACGGGAACGCCGCGGGCCCCGCTGTTTCCAGCGGGGCCCGCGGCGGAAGTGCGCGTAAGGCGCCGTCAGCCGATCTTCTCCATGATCTCGTCCGGGATGTCGGCGTTGGTGAACACGTTCTGTACGTCGTCGGAGTCCTCAAGGGCGTCGACGACGCGCATCACCTTCTTGGCGTCGTCCTCGCCGAGGGGCACCTCCATGCTCGGCAGGAACGAGGTCTCGGCCGACTCGTAGTCGATACCGGCCTCCTGCAGCGCCGTGCGGACGTCCACCAGGTCGGTGGCCTCGCAGACGACCTCGAAGGACTCGCCCAGGTCGTTGACGTCCTCGGCACCCGCCTCCAGCACCGCGAGCGTGACGTCGTCCTCGGTGGTGCCCTCCTTGGAGACGATCACCACACCCTTGCGGCTGAACAGGTAGGACACCGAACCGGCGTCGGCCATCGAGCCGCCGTTGCGGGTGACCGCCACGCGCACCTCGGAGGCCGCGCGGTTGCGGTTGTCGGTGAGGCACTCGACGAGCAGCGC contains:
- a CDS encoding YebC/PmpR family DNA-binding transcriptional regulator translates to MSGHSKWATTKHKKAVIDAKRGKLFAKLVKNVEVAARTGGGDPDGNPTLFDAIQKAKKNSVPLDNIERARKRGSGEEAGGATWETIMYEGYAPGGVALLVECLTDNRNRAASEVRVAVTRNGGSMADAGSVSYLFSRKGVVIVSKEGTTEDDVTLAVLEAGAEDVNDLGESFEVVCEATDLVDVRTALQEAGIDYESAETSFLPSMEVPLGEDDAKKVMRVVDALEDSDDVQNVFTNADIPDEIMEKIG